A genome region from Macrotis lagotis isolate mMagLag1 chromosome 4, bilby.v1.9.chrom.fasta, whole genome shotgun sequence includes the following:
- the LOC141523049 gene encoding olfactory receptor 13A1-like has product MAFNNETFVKEFILQGFSENFLLEILAFCLFLFFYILAVIGNSLIIASVWLTSGLHTPMYFFLINLALLDIICITTVVPKLLENLVEEKKVISFLGCMTQVYVFSWALGSELLLFTAMAYDRYVAICRPLHYSTLMNDKICGMLVAMVWIVGGLDSGMHTAMLTRLSFCGPNVIDHFFCEIPPILPLSCSSTKLNELMTLVTDLLLGGANFLLTTTSYGFIIANILKIHSEEGKKKAFSTCSSHLMVVTMYYFAVFCAYISPSASYSPQKGKAVAVLYTTLSPAVNPLIYTLRNKDVKAALRKLFVRCFSF; this is encoded by the coding sequence ATGGCTTTTAATAATGAGACATTTGTCAAGGAATTCATCTTACAGGGCTTTTCTGAAAACTTTCTTCTTGAAATCCTTGCCTTTTGCCTCTTCCTGTTCTTCTATATACTGGCGGTTATTGGCAACTCCCTCATCATTGCTTCAGTTTGGCTCACTTCAGGGCTTCATACACCCATGTATTTTTTCCTGATCAACTTGGCCTTGCTGGATATCATTTGCATAACGACAGTGGTGCCCAAATTGTTGGAAAACCTGGTGGAGGAGAAGAAAGTCATCTCCTTTCTTGGTTGCATGACCCAGGTATATGTCTTCTCTTGGGCACTGGGGTCTGAGCTCCTCCTTTTCACAGCTATGGCTTATGATCGATATGTGGCTATTTGCCGACCCCTGCACTATAGCACTCTGATGAACGACAAGATTTGTGGGATGTTGGTGGCTATGGTTTGGATTGTTGGTGGGCTGGATTCTGGAATGCACACAGCAATGCTAACAAGATTGTCCTTCTGTGGTCCTAATGTCATCGATCACTTTTTCTGTGAGATCCCTCCTATCCTGCCACTTTCTTGCTCATCAACCAAGTTGAATGAACTTATGACACTTGTAACCGATCTCCTCTTAGGTGGTGCCAATTTCCTTCTGACCACAACATCCTATGGTTTTATCATTGCCAACATCTTGAAGATCCAttctgaagaaggaaagaagaaggcaTTCTCTACTTGCTCATCTCACCTCATGGTAGTTACCATGTACTATTTTGCTGTATTTTGTGCCTATATAAGTCCAAGTGCCAGTTATTCTCCCCAAAAAGGGAAGGCTGTGGCTGTGCTGTATACGACACTGAGCCCTGCTGTAAATCCATTAATTTATACTCTGAGGAACAAGGATGTCAAAGCAGCCCTCAGAAAACTCTTTGTGAGATGTTTCTCATTTTAG